From Plasmodium yoelii strain 17X genome assembly, chromosome: 7, one genomic window encodes:
- a CDS encoding PIR protein: MNKKVCQWFNSLWIYIPDELGNDGNYQFLYNHQNLKKYCTNNNCATEFDKINAGCLYLFNALFVDYNAFKDNSNNNIDVVYYIIIWLSYMLSLKKDNGINKLNDFYTEHIETNTHYNNKIEGVREYKCYKGIIDKKNDLLDMDNNIISNFYKAFKSLHEMYFTFGESTSNCKKCSKNVNQFVEKYKELNGDSNNTDNSPYRKILSTLSTDYNKLKDKCKDAKDSNFPPIPEIKTTQSSVVSSEDNSAQKSEHTVQNSDVIASNSSIVTKLIPVLSIFGAISIFLGVSYKYSLFGFRKRSPKQHLREKLKK; this comes from the exons atgaataagaaagtg tgtcaATGGTTCAATTCTTTATGGATTTATATTCCCGATGAATTGGGAAATGATGGAAACtatcaatttttatataatcatcaaaatttaaaaaagtattgTACTAATAATAATTGTGCAACTGagttcgataaaattaatgctggatgtttatatttgtttaatgCATTATTTGTGGATTATAATGCGTTTAAAGATAATTCAAACAATAACATCGATGTTGTTtattacattattatatggttaagttatatgttaagcCTAAAAAAAGATAACGGAATCAATAAATTAAACGACTTCTATACTGAGCATATAGAAACAAATACgcattataataataaaatagaagGTGTTCgtgaatataaatgttataagggaatcatagataaaaaaaatgatttgtTGGATAtggataataatattatatctaatttttataaagcatttaaatcattacaTGAAATGTATTTTACATTTGGAGAAAGCACGTCAAATTGCAAAAAATGTTCGAAAAATGTTAATcaatttgttgaaaaatataaagaacttAATGGAGATTCTAATAATACTGATAACAGTccatatagaaaaatattgtctacattatcaactgattataataaattaaaagataaatGTAAAGACGCTAAAGATAGCAATTTTCCACCCATTCCAGAGATAAAAACAACGCAATCTTCAGTAGTAAGTTCTGAAGATAATTCTGCACAAAAATCTGAGCATACTGTACAAAATTCTGATGTTATAGCATCAAATTCGTCGATAGTAACcaaattaattccagttttatcgatatttggtgcaatatcaatttttttgggagtttcttataag tattcgttatttggatttcggaaacgatcgccaaaacaacatttaagagaaaagctaaaaaaataa
- a CDS encoding PIR protein → MDYTLCKRFNNLRNYLPDDSSKAKNSDIHKLGNIKDYCSNGESEETGCKTDIDKINGACLWLFEQLILKNKKGINMAEYIIIWLSYMLNLKNDKKIKNFNEFYTNYIEKNRYYTNCDNAGKACGNSLKEITGYTNYKEIIDKKKELLSINFGYLSKFYDAFKSLCNMYTELAAGESKCEKCLKNANEFVKTYDELNKHPNITKDSPYYQVLSTLSNDYNNFKNYCNMNDVDCSDIPPLPDIKTAQNPVQSSEPSPELSSEVTSSSSSITNKLIPVLSIIVAIPIFLGIFYKYSLFGFRKRTQKQHLRKRLKK, encoded by the exons atgGATTATACCCtg tgtaaaaGGTTTAATAACTTGAGAAACTATTTACCCGATGACTCAAGCAAAGCTAAAAATAGTGATATTCATAAATTAGGGAATATTAAGGATTATTGCTCTAATGGAGAATCAGAGGAAACAGGATGTAAGACTGATATCGATAAGATAAATGGTGCTTGTCTATGGTTGTTCGAGCAAttgattttgaaaaataaaaaaggtatCAACATGGCTgaatacattattatatggttaagttatatgttaaacctaaaaaatgataaaaaaatcaagaattttaatgaattttatactAATTATATAGAAAAGAATAGGTATTATACTAATTGTGATAATGCTGGTAAAGCTTGTGGTAATtcattaaaagaaataacgggatatacaaattataaggaaatcatagataaaaaaaaggaattgCTGAGTATTAATTTTGGGTAtctgtctaaattttatgatgcatttaaatcattatgtaacatgtataCTGAACTTGCTGCAGGAGAGTCAAAATGTGAgaaatgtttaaaaaatgCTAATGAATTTGTTAAAACATATGATGAACTTAACAAACATCCTAATATTACTAAAGATAGTCCCTATTATCAAgtattgtctacattatcaaatgattataataattttaaaaattattgtaaTATGAATGATGTTGATTGTAGCGATATCCCGCCACTTCCAGATATAAAAACAGCACAAAATCCTGTACAAAGTTCTGAACCGAGTCCTGAACTGAGTTCTGAAgttacatcatcaagttcgtcgataacaaacaaattaattccagttttatcgataatTGTTGCAATACCAATATTCTTgggaattttttataag tattcgttatttggatttcggaaacgaacccaaaaacaacatttaagaaaaagactaaaaaaataa
- a CDS encoding PIR protein has protein sequence MNKKVCQHFNSVWIYFPDELKNGNYNFLSNGQHFNKYCSNNSCDNNLEQINSACLYLFNALFGDYNVFKDNAKKNIDVVYYIIIWLSYMLSLKEENGINKLNDFYTEHIEKNKHYIKKIESIHEYKCYKDIIDKKKELLDMDINDNIISELYATFKSLYELYSTFSENTSNCPKCSNKANQFVEKYKVLNNNNKDSSYNKILSTLSDDYNNLIKKCKDAQGSNFPPLPEIKTIQPSVESSGDNSAEKSEQIVQNSEQTVHNFDVASSSSSIVTKLIPVVSIFAAISIFLGISYKYSLFGFRKRSQKHLREKLKK, from the exons atgaataagaaagtg tgtcaACACTTCAATTCTGTATGGATTTATTTTCCCGATGAATTGAAAAATGGAaactataattttttatctaaCGGTCAACATTTCAACAAGTATTGCAGTAATAATAGTTGTGATAATAATCTCGAACAAATTAATTCTgcatgtttatatttgtttaatgCATTATTTGGGGATTATAATGTATTTAAAGacaatgcaaaaaaaaacatcgaTGTTGTTtattacattattatatggttaagttatatgttaagcCTAAAAGAAGAAAACGGAATCAATAAATTAAACGACTTCTATACTGAgcatatagaaaaaaataagcattatattaaaaaaatcgaaaGTATTCatgaatataaatgttataaggacatcatagataaaaaaaaagaattgtTGGATATggatataaatgataatattatatctGAATTATATGCtacatttaaatcattatatgAACTGTATTCTACATTTAGTGAAAACACGTCAAATTGCCCAAAATGCTCGAATAAAGCTAATcaatttgttgaaaaatataaagtactaaataataataataaagatagttcctataataaaatattgtctacattatcagatgattataataatttaataaaaaaatgtaaagatGCTCAAGGTAGCAATTTTCCACCCCTTCCAGAGATAAAAACAATACAGCCTTCAGTAGAAAGTTCTGGAGATAATTCTGCAGAAAAATCTGAGCAAATTGTACAAAATTCTGAACAAACTGTACATAATTTTGATGTTGCATCATCAAGTTCATCGATAGTAACcaaattaattccagttGTGTCGATATTTGCTGcaatatcaatttttttaggaatttcttataag tattcattatttggatttcggaaacgatctcaaaaacatttaagagaaaagctaaaaaaataa
- a CDS encoding PIR protein produces the protein MLTSKVCGEFGTIWKFFPDELTNSGEYNFRVGSLNSYCPNRKCENDIDKINAGCLWLFKQFYGSPYNFSSNANGNMSIATYIMTWISYKLNQKPQKEISRFTDFYSKHIQNAEEYNKFIGDITEYTSYNDLINQKNKLMDIDISDMSKFYSLFKILCDVISNADKQNVRKTYLEYAEEFVTEYQKLINNNNTGTEDSSYSQLLSTLSNDYVKFGKNQIGDTSINLPSLPTEKTVENIDISESKETIIVSSSGTPESSSKAKISDSDSTLPSPSQVNKLILIPIIFVATLILLGIAYKYSLFGFRKRSQKQHLRKKIKT, from the exons ATGTTGACTAGTAAAGTG TGTGGAGAGTTTGGTACTATATGGAAGTTTTTTCCTGATGAATTGACGAATTCTGgagaatataattttagagTTGGATCGCTCAATAGCTACTGCCCTAATAGAAAATGTGAAAATGATATCGATAAGAttaatgctggatgtttatggttatttaaacaattttatGGAAGTCCATATAATTTTTCGAGTAATGCAAATGGAAATATGAGTATTGCTACATACATTATGACATGGATAAGTTATAAGTTAAATCAAAAACCACAAAAGGAAATCAGTAGATTTACCGATTTTTATAGTAAACATATACAAAATGCAGAGGagtataataaatttataggTGACATTACGGAATATACAAGTTATAATGATCttataaatcaaaaaaataaattgatggatattgatattagtgatatgtctaaattttatagtTTATTTAAAATCTTATGCGATGTGATTAGCAATGCTGATAAGCAAAACGTTAGAAAAACGTATTTAGAATATGCTGAAGAATTTGTTACTGAATATCAAAAActcattaataataataatactggTACTGAAGACAGTTCATATAGTCAACtattgtctacattatcaaatgattatgtTAAGTTTGGAAAAAACCAAATTGGTGATACATCAATAAATCTTCCTTCACTACCAACAGAAAAAACAGTTGAAAATATTGACATATCAGAATCTAAAGAAACAATAATTGTCTCCTCGAGTGGAACGCCAGAATCAAGTTCTAAAGCTAAAATATCAGATTCGGATTCAACATTACCAAGTCCATCacaagtaaataaattaattttaattccaattatatttgttgcaacattaattttattaggaattgcatataag tattcgttatttggatttcggaaacgatctcaaaaacaacatttaagaaaaaagataaaaacataa
- a CDS encoding PIR protein, whose protein sequence is MDDSCSYFDILRKHLPDELSEKAETDLENISDFNNYCPNKNCNTELEKTTVGFLWLLGQYFTKYPIKGDNVYNTEPLFLYIILWLSYKLNQNSENNTTKINEFYTKHVNNNSKYSKFINDSSKFTDIKEFINKQNYLLNINIKDLSKFYDVSKLICTMYSNVTTNTDKRILLNNANEFVNKYQELNRDSNNIDGSSYKQILSALSDDYNKLKNKNSSITPLPDITADVSAQISRVISSSSSTGKKLFTVLSIFGAISFFLGISYKYSLFGFRKRAQKQYLREKIKKIKKKMNH, encoded by the exons ATGGATGATTCT TGTTCATACTTTGATATTTTGAGGAAGCATTTACCCGATGAATTAAGTGAAAAGGCAGAAACTGACCTAGAAAATATTAGTGATTTCAATAATTATTGCCCTAATAAAAACTGCAATACTGAACTCGAAAAAACTACGGTTGGATTTTTATGGTTACTTGGACaatattttactaaataCCCAATTAAAGGtgataatgtatataatactGAACcactttttctatatattattttatggttaagttacaAATTAAACCAAAACTCAGAGAATAATACCACCAAAATAAACGAATTTTATACTAAAcatgtaaataataatagtaaatatagtaaatttataaatgatTCCAGTAAATTTACAGATATTAAGGAAttcataaataaacaaaattatttgttgaatattaatattaaagatctgtctaaattttatgatgtaTCCAAATTAATATGTACCATGTATAGTAATGTTACAACGAACACAGATAAACGCATACTGTTAAATAATGCAAATGAATTTGTTAACAAATATCAAGAACTTAATAGAGATTCTAATAATATTGATGGCAGTtcatataaacaaatattgTCTGCTTTATCagatgattataataaattaaaaaataaaaatagcagTATTACACCTCTTCCAGATATAACAGCAGACGTTTCTGCACAAATATCTAGAGTTatatcatcaagttcgtcgacaGGAAAGaaattatttacagttttatcgatatttggtgcaatatcgttttttttaggaatttcttataag tattcgttgtttggatttcggaaacgagctcaaaaacaatatttaagagaaaaaataaaaaaaataaagaagaaaatgaatcattaa
- a CDS encoding PIR protein — translation MNTQMCKEFQEVRNSISDESEYKGIHEFGDDHFLNKYCDSNQCHSDYDRISAGCLYLLDQLYKDSGVIPSPKNSNPYIVDYILIWLSYMLNLINSKEDNITGFYSAHINSCDKYKTEISELKNHDHDYGNYNYKGLIDKRKEFLYMDSNIVPKFYEAFKLLCNLYNELDYSNKNCEKYLEDNNDFFKKYQELEQDTSITDRSPYKEMLFTLSTDYNDFKKECNGILSSLSEKTKEKHGQISAQYVESFGQDADSSGQDVDSSGQGVDNYDVASSSSSIVSKLIPVLLIFGAIPIFLGISYKYSLFGFRKRSPKQHLREKLKK, via the exons atgaatacgcaaatg TGTAAAGAGTTCCAGGAAGTAAGGAACTCGATTTCCGATGAATCGGAATATAAAGGAATCCATGAATTTGGTGATGATCACTttttaaataagtattgTGATAGTAATCAATGTCATAGCGATTACGATAGAATAagtgctggatgtttatatttgttggatCAATTATATAAGGATTCTGGTGTGATACCCTCTCCAAAAAATAGTAACCCCTATATTGTTGATTACattttgatatggttaagttatatgttaaacctgaTAAACAGTAAAGAAGACAATATAACGGGTTTTTATAGTGCACATATAAATAGCTGTGATAAGTATAAGACGGAAATAAGCGAATTAAAGAATCATGATCATGATTATggtaattataattataaggGTCTTATAGATAAAAGAAAGGAATTTTTGTATATGGATAGTAATATTGTacctaaattttatgaagcatttaaattattatgtaatttgTATAATGAACTTGATTATAGCAATAAAAATTGCGAGAAATATTTGgaagataataatgatttttttaaaaaatatcaagaACTTGAGCAAGATACTAGTATTACTGATAGAAGTCCATATAAAGAAATGTTGTTCACtttatcaactgattataatgattttaaaaagGAATGTAACGGTATTTTATCCTCTCTATCggaaaaaacaaaagaaaaacaTGGACAAATTTCTGCACAATATGTAGAAAGTTTTGGACAAGATGCAGATAGTTCTGGACAAGATGTAGATAGCTCTGGACAAGGTGTAGATAATTATGATGTTGCATCATCAAGTTCATCGATAGTaagcaaattaattccagttttattgatatttggtgcaataccaatttttttgggaatttcttataag tattcgttatttggatttcggaaacgatctccaaaacaacatttaagagaaaagctaaaaaaataa
- a CDS encoding PIR protein — protein sequence MNKQVCEKFQVIRNAILDEVDSKRNYQFKNENFLNSYCDNGSCDGSFDKISAGCLYLFDAFFGGYKPFNDVANRNINIVDYILIWLRYMLDLTRIGENDNIDPFYEIYIYNVKKYNEKIDGVSGYQNYKDLIDIKKNLMSIDIKAMSKFYDAFILLCDICTGVDENSSKCDNNLEKAKKFAKKYDELNEDYNNGRDNPYNQLLSTLSYDYYNFQSICNDFPLLPTYSRKFVIKSTLISIGFIFVAVSIFLGIAYKYSLLGFRKRSQKQCLRERIKNIKKKLIINKLF from the exons atgaataagcaagtg tgTGAAAAGTTCCAAGTTATAAGGAACGCGATTTTAGATGAAGTGGACAGTAAAAGAAACTatcaatttaaaaatgaaaattttttaaatagttattGTGATAATGGATCATGTGATGGTtctttcgataaaattagtgctggatgtttatatttgtttgatgCGTTCTTTGGGGGTTATAAACCGTTTAATGATGTTGCAAATAGAAacatcaatattgttgattacattttgatatggttaaggTATATGTTAGACCTTACCAGAATTGGAGAAAACGACAATATAGACCctttttatgaaatatatatatataatgttaagAAGTATAATGAGAAAATAGATGGTGTTAGTGGTTATCAGAattataaggatcttatcgatataaaaaaaaatttgatgagtattgatattaaagctatgtctaaattttatgatgcatttatattattatgtgacaTTTGTACTGGGGTTGATGAAAACAGCTCAAAATGCGAtaataatttagaaaaagctaaaaaatttgctaaaaaatatgatgagcTTAATGAAgattataataatggtaGAGACAACCCCTATAATCAATTATTATCTACATTATCAtatgattattataattttcaaagTATATGTAATGATTTTCCATTACTTCCAACATATTCACGAAAATTTGTAATAAAAAGCACACTAATTTCAATTggatttatatttgttgccgtatcaattttcttgggaattgcatataag tattcgttacttggatttcggaaacgatctcaaaagCAATGTTTAAgagaaagaataaaaaatataaagaagaaactgatcattaataaattattctga
- a CDS encoding PIR protein, producing the protein MDDETVCELFLEADKILSGSTGIQTKINNSPEYREYCPNNKPCSNRAESIGALSMYLFTNFYNQESGYYEHFMMWLAHNLFKIAKNRKNADVNKITLSSAYEKYLETSMGNFRQWDILNDVRGVKDTNLRYMNELYTLLKHICNIISYYNNNNEKHKKIYTYSVKCLNQYRKIYKAFSKHDSQLHLLDKLKKIYDDFRTLAIENDTDKKNKIEKRLLELTKMNEKDSHSTDNLNIFDFDDPNDQLEDEDISEIPEENNTQEEQKDHKTEEKNIVEPTKLQNTVDQRSIQREEQSVSEGASKISGNEPENNGKFQGISIETTKEILSPKTKDQALSQELPQLEPKLQPPSPEPEPQPQPQPQPQPHSESPPLPQPRPESPTQTESSTHPEPPTHPEPQPQTESPTQLESQPQTESPTQLESQLQIESQLGQEPGPEPQLESQPVPQTISQPGLQTIENVEQPASTQENSLTSYETIKKITQTNVLYDFYKLHVSSFYKNLTKYGNRLYESASTSLTKGYSVFNNVANDLITQSNKVTVTLPSVDNSIQLEDSEDDLPPSDSPSEMPLSSSTESIDKKTDENHGKQHEGGSHETNPGGVSQEKEPESRSQEINSEGGIHETNLEDKGKISETESKGQIIATEQLTPILAPKDSSKDSINITYYQEIGQIPSEINVQRDISEIKVQNGIFEKGFPVNLFKESKLILYSFIVIAILVMLAVMYKCLGFGRRKKEKKKKKMKKIRKMCDENNTEKLKCIHRK; encoded by the exons ATGGACGACGAAACAGTG TGTGAGTTATTTCTTGAAGCTGATAAAATTTTGAGTGGTAGTACTGGGAtacaaacaaaaattaacaaCTCGCCAGAATATCGTGAATATTGCCCCAATAATAAACCATGCTCAAATAGGGCTGAAAGTATTGGTGCCTTGAGCATGTATTTGTTTACAAATTTTTACAATCAAGAAAGCGGTTATTATGAACATTTTATGATGTGGTTAgctcataatttatttaagatagctaaaaacagaaaaaatgCCGACGTCAATAAAATTACTTTAAGTTCGgcttatgaaaaatatttagagACATCTATGGGGAATTTTAGACAATGGGATATTTTAAATGATGTAAGAGGTGTGAAAGATACTAATCTTAGGTATATGAATGAATTGTATACGTTACTTAAacatatatgcaatataatttcatattataataataataatgaaaaacatAAGAAAATTTATACGTATTCTGTCAAGTGTCTTAatcaatatagaaaaatttaCAAGGCCTTTTCTAAACATGATTCACAGCTACATCTATTggacaaattaaaaaaaatatatgacgACTTTAGAACTTTGGCTATTGAGAATGATactgataaaaaaaataagatagAAAAACGTCTTCTAGAACTTACAAAAATGAATGAAAAAGATTCACATTCTACGGACAATTTAAACATATTTGACTTCGATGATCCAAATGATCAATTGGAAGATGAGGATATATCCGAAATTCCGGAGGAAAACAACACTCAAGAGGAGCAAAAAGATCATAAAACCGAAGAGAAGAATATTGTAGAACCCACCAAACTACAAAATACAGTGGATCAAAGATCAATCCAAAGAGAGGAACAATCAGTTTCAGAAGGTGCATCAAAAATTTCAGGAAATGAACCAGaaaataatggaaaattTCAAGGAATTTCTATAGAAACAACAAAAGAAATTTTGTCACCGAAAACAAAAGATCAAGCACTATCTCAAGAACTACCTCAATTAGAACCGAAATTACAGCCACCATCACCAGAACCAGAACCGCAACCACAACCACAACCACAACCACAACCACATTCAGAATCACCACCATTACCACAACCACGGCCAGAATCACCAACACAGACAGAATCATCAACACATCCAGAACCACCAACACACCCAGAACCACAACCACAGACAGAATCACCAACACAGTTAGAATCACAACCACAGACAGAATCACCAACACAGTTAGAATCACAACTACAGATAGAATCACAGCTGGGGCAAGAGCCAGGACCAGAACCTCAGCTAGAATCACAACCAGTACCACAAACAATATCACAGCCAGGGTTGCAAACTATAGAGAATGTGGAACAACCTGCATCTACACAAGAAAACTCATTGACGAGCTATgaaactataaaaaaaatcacaCAAACGAATGTTTTATATGATTTCTATAAACTGCATGTTTCATCTTTTTATAAAAACCTTACTAAATATGGAAATCGTTTATATGAAAGTGCATCAACTAGCTTAACAAAGGGTTATTCTGTATTTAATAATGTTGCTAATGATTTAATTACTCAATCAAATAAAGTAACTGTTACATTACCATCAGTTGATAATAGCATTCAACTAGAAGATTCGGAAGATGATTTACCTCCATCTGATAGTCCATCAGAAATGCCCTTATCTTCATCGACAGAATCTATTGACAAAAAAACTGATGAAAACCATGGAAAACAACATGAAGGTGGAAGCCACGAAACAAATCCTGGAGGTGTAAGCCAAGAAAAAGAACCTGAAAGTAGAAGCCAAGAAATAAATTCTGAAGGTGGAATCCACGAAACAAATCTTGAAGATAAAGGCAAAATAAGTGAAACTGAAAGTAAAGGACAAATAATTGCAACTGAACAATTAACACCAATTCTAGCTCCTAAAGATTCCTCAAAGGATTCTATCAATATAACATATTATCAAGAAATTGGGCAAATTCCTTCGGAAATCAACGTACAAAGAGACATATCTGAAATCAAGGTACAAAATGGCATATTTGAAAAAGGATTTCCagtaaatttatttaaagaaagcaaattaattttatattcatttatagtTATTGCAATACTCGTTATGTTAGCAGTTATGTATAAG TGTTTAGGATTTGGGCGGAgaaaaaaggagaaaaaaaaaaaaaaaatgaaaaagatcaGAAAAATGtgtgatgaaaataataccGAAAAGTTGAAATGCATTCATCGAAAATAA
- a CDS encoding fam-a protein, with translation MNMFYIQIVLFLLSISIYMNNKTLATEDDPGEDAIPESTYNYLTPEEIYEKNKHLLCTNSKEIIQAGEVMNEAVELLKYHATSMDGYEFFNKNPNSSMPFYNKKHQDYINIEKIHFKVDDPDDYNEVINMLWDPDYAIFFNTGFVKIARVYTPNLVMIQQRYKKKFGRRQRYFYALFTKAEISENKTIVVMNSANINDHNPSNKKYKNKIVKSANLFKTDIDSEEDIRKGKLKKTFANLIGYLIEKRDRYIHIIYVGSIGRHSHGFLNALL, from the exons atgaatatgttttatattcaaattgttttatttctatTAAGCATCtccatatatatgaataataaaacccTTGCAACTGAAGATGATCCAGGAGAAGATGCAATACCCGAATCAACATATAATTATCTTAC TCCagaagaaatatatgaaaaaaacaagcACTTATTATGTACCAATTCAAAAGAAATTATACAAGCAGGTGAAGTTATGAACGAAGCTGTGGaacttttaaaatatcatgCTACAAGTATGGATGgttatgaattttttaataaaaatccTAATAGTAGTATGCCtttttataacaaaaaaCATCAAgactatataaatattgaaaaaattcattttaaagTTGATGATCCAGATGAT TATAATGAAGTAATAAACATGTTATGGGACCCCGATTAtgccatttttttcaatactGGCTTTGTTAAAA ttgCCCGTGTATACACTCCAAATTTAGTAATGATACAACAAcgttacaaaaaaaaatttggaCGCCGTCAGAgatatttttatgctttaTTTACAAAGGCTGAA ataTCAGAAAACAAAACTATAGTAGTCATGAATTcagcaaatataaatgatcacAACCCTtccaataaaaaatataaaaacaaaattgtaaaaagCGCAAATTTATTCAAAACTGACATTGATTCTGAAGAAGATATtagaaaaggaaaattaaaaaaaacgttTGCTAACTTAATTGGATACCTCATTGAAAAAAGAGACAGATATATTCATATCATCTATGTTGGCTCT atTGGAAGACATAGTCATGGTTTCCTAAATGCGTTATTGTAA